The genomic interval CATGTCGATTGGGCTGCGAACCCCAGCCGGTCCACGGTTGAGGACATGTGTGTAAATCATGGTTGTTTTTACGTCTTTGTGACCCAGGAGTTCCTGGACCGTTCGAATATCATAACCGCCTTCCAATAGGTGGGTTGCGAATGAATGCCAAGATGCATGGGCTTCCCTATCCTATATACGTGAGTGAAGTAATTGAGAAGAGAGCGGTTTCACCCTCTGCCACTCATTTGATGCATGCTCGGCCTGCCATAAATCATAATTCTTTTGCAGATTAAGCCAAAAATCAGGGGTCGTATCAAACGCGCGAGATAAACGAAGTGCCATATTCGGAGTAACAGCACTTCTTTCATTTATAATCTTTGATAATGTCTTTCTTGAGATACCAAGAATCGATGCTAACTCGTTTATGGTTAGGGATAAAGGTTTTAAATAATCTTCTTTTATAATCTTACCAGGATGCGTTGGTTGTCTTTTCACGCTTTCACCCCTTAATGATAATCGTCATAATCGACGACATAAGCACCGCCATCAACAAACTCGAAAAACACTCTCCAATTCCCGGATACCTTCACAGCATATTGGTCTTTTTTATCTCCTGTTAGTTTGTGCAAGTTAGAACCTGGATAATTCANNNNNNNTATTTCATTTGCAGCATTTAATCTATCAAGAATTCTCTTAAGCCGATCGGCGTGTTCAGGTTTTATCCCTTTCTTCTTTCCTGTGTAGAAGAAGTCTTCGAGACCTTTATGTTTATTTTATCCTTTTTTTCCAATAGCCAGGTTTTCTGTTTAGCTGCATAATCGCGATAATTATAATTTCATCATCGACGACTTGATAGACTACCGCAAAAGGGAATCGGTTTGTTAGGCAGCGCCTCGTGTTTTTCGAAAAACCGGACCAAGCCAAAGGGAAACTAATTATTCTTTGAATTGTCGAGTAAACTTCTTTTGCAAATTCCCGGCCAAGATCGAAACGACATTCTTCAAAGTAATCGGTCACCTCTAAGAGCTCTTTCTTTGCGTCGGGGTGAAAGGAGTATTTCATTTCGCGAGCTTCTGATTGATTTCTTTAAAAACGTCTTTGCCAGGTATGGTTTTGACTTTACCGGTTCCGATTTCATCGATCCGTTTTTCAGCTTCTTTTGCCCATAACACATCTATCTCTTTTTGCGATGGATGCAAGCTATCTAGAATTTTTTCAACCAGTTTCGTTTTTATGTCTACAGGAAGCGACTCAACCATGGAAATTAATTCATTTGTTTTGATAGTCATATTGTCAACTCCTTTTTCTTATTCTTACTTTAGTATACCGCTATGATTCATAGACTGCTATTCGATATTAATTTTATTAATATCGTTGTTATCATTTGATTTTAATTCCTAACGCTTTAATTCAGTGGTGGTTAAACGGCGTGTTTTTGGCCGTTTAAGCATCCGCTGGAATGGATTGTTAGGTTTGCACTTCATTTTACAACGACCGGTTAAAAGAACAACGGTTGAGTGCAGGGCATTCGGTTTAGTAAAAAGCGCCAATGAGAAGTGTCATTTGCATATCTCTTTGACTCGTCCTATCTCTCCACTAGTTAATCTTACTTTTATGCCATGAGGATGTGAAGGAGACTTTGTCAAAATATCTTTGACAACTCCTTCGGTTA from Verrucomicrobia bacterium CG1_02_43_26 carries:
- a CDS encoding plasmid stabilization protein encodes the protein MKYSFHPDAKKELLEVTDYFEECRFDLGREFAKEVYSTIQRIISFPLAWSGFSKNTRRCLTNRFPFAVVYQVVDDEIIIIAIMQLNRKPGYWKKRIK
- a CDS encoding addiction module antidote protein, HigA family; this encodes MKRQPTHPGKIIKEDYLKPLSLTINELASILGISRKTLSKIINERSAVTPNMALRLSRAFDTTPDFWLNLQKNYDLWQAEHASNEWQRVKPLSSQLLHSRI